A genomic window from Silene latifolia isolate original U9 population chromosome 11, ASM4854445v1, whole genome shotgun sequence includes:
- the LOC141614320 gene encoding protein XAP5 CIRCADIAN TIMEKEEPER-like yields the protein MQSEREAEEHEERERLKRQWVIEQEMIKNTPLQITYSYWDGRGHRIVIKVRKGDTIGAFLRAVQQQLSPDFHEVRTTSVENILYVKEDLIIPHQHSFYELIINKARGKSEPVIIMENIALGWSSYIGEEDIPYMSGRDFRETDVDVEPSTVQAMEEDLEEREEVPQRANLGRGDHQLAGA from the exons ATGCAAAGTGAGAGAGAAGCTGAGGAACATGAAGAAAGGGAGAGGCTGAAGAGACAATGGGTGATAGAGCAAGAAATGATTAAAA ACACGCCTCTTCAGATTACATATAGTTACTGGGATGGAAGAGGCCATCGGATAGTGATAAAG GTGCGCAAAGGAGATACTATTGGGGCATTTCTGAGGGCAGTGCAGCAACAACTTTCCCCTGACTTTCATGAAGTCCGAACTACTTCTGTGGAAAATATTCTTTATGTAAAAGAAGATCTGATCATACCTCAT CAACACAGTTTCTATGAGTTGATCATAAACAAGGCAAGAGGCAAAAGTGAACCG GTTATAATTATGGAGAATATAGCTTTAGGGTGGTCTTCTTATATAGGAGAAG AGGATATCCCTTATATGTCGGGGAGAGACTTCAGAGAGACTGACGTTGACGTTGAGCCTTCTACCGTTCAGGCGATGGAGGAGGACTTAGAGGAGAGGGAGGAGGTCCCACAGAGGGCCAACCTGGGACGAGGCGACCACCAGCTCGCAGGAGCGTAG